The Streptococcus mitis genome has a segment encoding these proteins:
- a CDS encoding AAA family ATPase, whose translation MHLFIIGAPASGKMTIGQELSRLTDSTLFYNHQAIDFALEIYQDYTEEMWEFVRGITFSFLGASARNQRSVILTDVIDFSNQYQLMYLKQIQDLLNDYHQEILFVELETSLEERLRRNRTENRLKHKPLKRHIELSEREILETAETLQLNSQHQPNELHHYFKINNTNLSAEEAAKQIQDKMNTIEKGQTHV comes from the coding sequence ATGCATCTTTTCATCATTGGTGCTCCGGCCTCAGGAAAAATGACGATTGGTCAAGAACTATCTCGACTGACGGATTCTACCCTCTTTTATAACCATCAAGCCATCGATTTTGCACTAGAAATCTATCAGGATTATACAGAGGAGATGTGGGAATTTGTTCGTGGAATTACCTTTTCTTTCCTTGGAGCAAGTGCAAGAAATCAGCGATCAGTAATTTTAACAGACGTAATTGATTTTTCAAATCAGTACCAGCTGATGTATTTAAAGCAAATTCAAGATTTGTTGAATGACTATCATCAAGAGATTCTTTTTGTGGAGTTGGAAACAAGTCTTGAAGAGCGCTTACGTCGAAATCGAACGGAGAACCGGTTGAAGCACAAACCCTTAAAACGACATATTGAGTTATCTGAAAGAGAAATTTTAGAGACCGCTGAAACACTTCAATTAAATTCCCAACATCAACCGAATGAGCTGCACCACTACTTTAAAATAAATAATACGAATTTGTCTGCAGAAGAAGCTGCTAAGCAAATTCAAGATAAAATGAATACAATAGAGAAAGGACAAACACATGTCTAA